In the Mycolicibacter sp. MU0102 genome, one interval contains:
- a CDS encoding patatin-like phospholipase family protein: MATRRARDTQPLTADLVLSGGGVRFVGLVGAVVALMEAGYSVQRISGVSGGSVVGTILAAAAQGDQLTAAQVKDLALSVPLHTWRDAGPIPVVGPVWGFLRDSALYRGDVAHEWIRSELANLGVRTWGDLAYPADNLMPERRYRAVVTVTDVTTGQLVRLPWDYRRVYGLDPDEQSVADAVRASMAVPFFYRPVTLTSAAGLRSTLVDGGVLSNFPIYTFDRLDGRAPLWPTFGVTVVPEMSDGIGAMVPVLRPLRLFGQSLLLENLISTMLVGHDQTYLNQPWVSVRAIKVNSTDVSVLDFDISRDRLEKLYDNGYTAASEFLSTWDWDAYLRRFRASHYPSQGSARSD; encoded by the coding sequence ATGGCCACTCGTCGAGCGCGTGACACCCAACCGCTGACCGCCGACCTGGTGCTGTCCGGTGGGGGAGTGCGCTTCGTCGGGCTGGTCGGAGCGGTGGTCGCGCTGATGGAGGCCGGCTACTCGGTGCAGCGCATCTCCGGGGTGTCCGGCGGCTCGGTGGTGGGCACGATTCTGGCCGCCGCGGCCCAGGGCGACCAGCTGACCGCGGCACAGGTCAAAGACCTGGCGCTGTCGGTACCGCTGCACACCTGGCGCGACGCGGGGCCGATCCCGGTGGTCGGACCGGTGTGGGGGTTCCTGCGCGACAGCGCCCTCTACCGCGGCGACGTCGCTCACGAGTGGATCCGCAGTGAGCTGGCGAACCTGGGGGTGAGGACCTGGGGAGATCTGGCCTACCCCGCCGACAACCTGATGCCCGAGCGCCGCTACCGCGCCGTGGTCACCGTCACCGACGTGACGACCGGGCAGCTGGTTCGGCTGCCATGGGACTACCGGCGGGTGTACGGGCTCGATCCCGACGAACAGTCCGTCGCCGACGCGGTGCGCGCCTCGATGGCCGTCCCGTTCTTCTACCGCCCGGTGACGCTGACCAGCGCAGCCGGGTTGCGCTCCACCCTGGTCGACGGTGGGGTGCTGTCGAACTTCCCGATCTACACCTTCGACCGGCTCGACGGCCGAGCACCGCTGTGGCCCACGTTCGGGGTCACCGTGGTCCCGGAGATGTCCGACGGGATCGGCGCCATGGTTCCGGTGCTGCGGCCGCTGCGGCTGTTCGGACAGTCACTGCTGCTGGAGAACCTGATCAGCACCATGCTGGTCGGCCACGACCAGACCTACCTGAACCAGCCGTGGGTCAGTGTGCGCGCCATCAAGGTCAACTCCACCGATGTCAGCGTGCTGGACTTCGACATCTCCCGCGACCGGCTCGAGAAGCTCTACGACAACGGCTACACCGCAGCGAGCGAGTTCTTGTCGACCTGGGACTGGGACGCCTACCTGCGCCGGTTTCGGGCGTCGCACTACCCAAGCCAGGGCTCAGCCAGAAGCGACTGA
- the rpmG gene encoding 50S ribosomal protein L33, whose product MASSTDVRPKITLACEVCKHRNYITKKNRRNDPDRLELKKFCPNCGKHESHRESR is encoded by the coding sequence GTGGCCTCCAGTACTGATGTGCGGCCGAAGATCACCTTGGCCTGTGAGGTGTGCAAGCACCGCAACTACATCACCAAGAAGAACCGCCGTAACGACCCCGACCGGCTGGAGCTGAAGAAATTCTGCCCCAACTGCGGCAAGCACGAGTCGCACCGCGAATCTCGCTAA
- the hadA gene encoding (3R)-hydroxyacyl-ACP dehydratase subunit HadA has protein sequence MSLADRLVGAHYRYPDHYDVEREKIREYTRAVKAVDPASLNLRAAADLGYDGLVAPLTFISVFGHMAISGFFEYCGVTTDDAQIVQVDQKIEFYQTIKEGDRLYCDVSVDSVRRAHGTDIIVTQQVVTNHAGEIVQKTYTTLAGRAGEGDKGFTDGVA, from the coding sequence GTGTCGTTGGCCGACCGCCTCGTCGGGGCGCACTACCGCTATCCCGACCACTACGACGTGGAACGGGAGAAGATCCGCGAATACACCCGCGCGGTCAAGGCGGTGGACCCGGCCAGTCTTAACCTGCGGGCGGCAGCTGACCTCGGCTACGACGGGCTGGTGGCCCCTCTGACCTTCATCTCGGTGTTCGGCCACATGGCGATTTCGGGTTTCTTCGAATATTGCGGTGTCACCACCGACGACGCTCAGATCGTCCAGGTCGACCAGAAGATCGAGTTTTACCAGACGATCAAGGAAGGCGACCGACTGTATTGCGACGTGTCGGTCGACTCCGTTCGCCGCGCGCACGGCACCGACATCATCGTGACCCAGCAGGTGGTCACCAACCACGCCGGTGAAATCGTGCAGAAGACATATACGACGTTGGCGGGCCGCGCCGGCGAGGGAGATAAGGGTTTCACCGATGGCGTTGCGTGA
- a CDS encoding MBL fold metallo-hydrolase, which translates to MPESDRLYFRQLLSGRDFAAGDPIAAQMRNFAYLIGDRQTGDAVVVDPAYAAGDLLDTIEADGMHLSGVLVTHHHPDHVGGKMMGFELKGLAELLERVCVPVHVNTHEAQWVSRVTEIPMSDLTAHEHGDKVSIGDIEIELLHTPGHTPGSQCFLLDGRLVAGDTLFLEGCGRTDFPGGDSDEMYRSLQQLAALPGDPTVFPGHWYSADPSAALSEVKRSNYVFSAGSLDRWRMLMGG; encoded by the coding sequence GTGCCCGAATCCGACCGGCTGTATTTCCGCCAGCTGCTCTCCGGACGCGATTTCGCGGCCGGTGACCCGATAGCCGCCCAGATGCGCAACTTCGCCTACCTGATCGGCGACCGGCAGACCGGCGACGCCGTCGTGGTCGACCCGGCCTACGCCGCCGGCGATCTGCTCGACACGATCGAGGCCGACGGTATGCACCTGTCGGGCGTACTGGTCACCCATCACCACCCCGATCACGTCGGCGGCAAGATGATGGGCTTCGAACTCAAGGGCCTGGCCGAACTGCTGGAACGAGTCTGCGTCCCAGTTCACGTGAATACCCATGAAGCACAGTGGGTTTCGCGGGTGACCGAAATTCCGATGTCGGATCTGACCGCGCACGAACATGGCGACAAGGTGAGCATCGGCGACATCGAGATCGAGCTGCTGCACACACCCGGCCACACTCCCGGCAGCCAGTGCTTCCTGCTGGACGGTCGACTGGTCGCCGGCGACACCTTGTTCCTGGAGGGCTGCGGGCGAACCGACTTCCCGGGCGGCGACTCCGACGAGATGTACCGCAGTCTGCAGCAGTTGGCCGCCCTGCCGGGAGACCCGACGGTGTTCCCCGGCCACTGGTATTCGGCCGACCCGAGCGCGGCACTTTCCGAGGTGAAGCGATCCAACTACGTATTCAGCGCCGGAAGCCTGGACCGGTGGCGCATGCTGATGGGCGGATGA